The Arcobacter roscoffensis genome segment TAAAAATTTAAATAACTTAAAATTAAATACCTATGAACAAATCACTACATATAATAACTTTTATGAATTCACTACATCTAAAACAAGAGTAAAAGATTTAGCTAGAACTTTTGATACTTCAAACTGGACTATTGATATTGATGGTTTAGTTGAAAAAGAGATGACATTAGATTTAGATGATTTAATGAAAACTATGAGTTTAGAAGAGAGAATCTATAGATTTAGATGTGTAGAAGGGTGGTCTATGGTTGTACCTTGGATTGGCTTTACTTTAAAAGATTTAATCAAAAAAGTAAAACCTTTATCAAAAGCTAAATATGTAAGATTTGAAACATTACTTGATGAAGAGCAGTTCCCTGACCAAGCAAGAGGAATTTTTGCAACTATTAAATATCCATATGTAGAAGGTCTTAGAATGGATGAAGCTATGAATGACTTAACACTTATGGCTGTGGGTTTATATGGTTCAAAAATGCCAAATCAAAATGGAGCTCCTATAAGACTTATTGTTCCGTGGAAATATGGATTTAAATCAATAAAATCAATTGTTAGAATTTCTTTTGTAGAAGAACAACCTGTTAATTCTTGGCAAGAACAAAATTCAAGAGAGTATGGTTTTTATGCAAATGTAAACCCAAATGTAGATCATCCAAGATGGTCTCAAAAAAGAGAAAGAGTACTTGGTAAATTTTTCAAACAAGACACTTTGATGTTTAATGGTTATGAAAAAGAAGTAGCACATCTTTATAAAGGGATGGATTTAAGAAAGTTTATATGATGAAAAGATTAGCAATTCACATAACACTATTTTTACCTCTTATATTTTTATTAGTTCAATTATTTATAATTGAAGTAAATGATCCAGTAAAATATATATATACAATAAGTGGAATAGTTTCAACAGTAATATTATTTTTTTCTATTACTATTTCACTTATTAAAAAAAGAGTAAATCTTCTAAAATACAGAAGAGCCATAGGTCTATGGGGATTTTTTTATGCCTTAGTGCATATGATAAATTTTGTAGTTTTTGATGCTCAGTTTGACATATATTTTATACTTGAAGAGACTTTTGATAAGCCTTTTATTTATCTAGGAATGATTGCATTTTTTATTTTACTATTTATGGCAGCTACTTCAACAAGAAAGCTTTTCAGAAAATATAGTAAATATCACGCAAGTGTTTATTTAGCTTTACTTTTAATAACTATTCATTTTGTTATGGCTCAAAAAACTATTGATATTGATATGTTTTGTTATATTGCTGTGATTTTGGTTATTGGATATTATAAACTATTGCAAATAATAGTGAAAAATAGTAAGGTTTATACAAGTTAACTTTTGGTTAATCATTTATTATAAATCAGTTAATGATGAGAGGTTATAATTTTCCTATAGATAAGTTGACGCAGCGACTTATTTATGTAAGTATTTTTAAGATAAGATTTCTTAAATATAAATAATTTTTTTTATGTTTCCTTGTGTTAAAAAGAGGTGTCAGAAATGGCACCTCTTTTTTTTGTCTAATTTTTTGTTATTCAATAAGTCTTAATGAATTTATGCTAATATTCCCAAATGACAAATCCTACTGAAAAAAATATATAAACCTATGCCATTATCAAATCTAAATGAAGAACAACTAGAAGCAGCCACTTGTAATAGGGGATTTAACCTTATTATTGCTAGTGCAGGAACTGGAAAAACATCTACAATTGTTGGAAGAATTGCAAACCTTATAAATAATGGTGTTCAACCAAAAGAGATACTTTTATTAACTTTTACAAATAAAGCCGCAGCAGAAATGGTACAGCGTGTAGCTAAATTTTTTGGAAAAGATGTAGCTAAACAAATTATGGCTGGAACTTTTCATTCTGTTTCTTATAAACTATTAAAAGAGCTAAATAAAAACATAACTTTAAAACAACCAAATGAATTAAAAACATTGTTTAAATCTCTTTATGAAAAAAGAGTTTTTTATGAAAGAGAAGAGGGTATAAATCCATATGATGGTGGTTATCTTTATGATATGTACTCACTTTATCTTAATTCAAATGAGGGTGAAGGTTTTGGAGAATGGGTAAAAAATAAAAACCCAGATCATGAACTTTATGTGATGATATATGAAGATGTAGTTTTAGAGTTTAATGAACTTAAAAAGAAATATGGTTATGCAAACTTTGATGATTTACTTACAATTATGTTAGAAACTTTAGAAGAAGAAGAGTTTGAATTTAAAGAAATTTTAGTAGATGAATATCAAGATACAAACCCTTTACAAGGTAGACTTCTAGATGGATTTAGACCTAAATCACTTTTTTGTGTAGGGGATTATGATCAAAGTATTTATGCTTTTAATGGCTCTGATATTGGTATTATTTCAACTTTTTCAAGTAGATATAAAGATGCAAAAGTTTATACACTTAGAAAAAATTATAGGTCTTCAAAACCAATACTTGATTTAGCCACAAAAGTAATAGAACATAATGAAAGAATTTATGAAAAAAACCTTGAAGTTATGAGAACTCAAACAAACCATAAACCAAGGCTTCTAGCTTTTAATGAATTGTTTTCTCAGTATCATTATATTTCAGAGTTGATTTCACAAAGTGAAACACCTCATAATGAAATAGCCATAATTTTTAGAAACAATTCTAGTGCTGATGGTATTGAAGCTAACTTAAGAGAGTTTTCTATTCCTGCTAAAAGAAAAGGTGGAATGTCTTTTTTTGATTCTGTTGAGATAAAATTTATTCTTGATATGCTTGTGATGCAACTTTCACACAATGATATGATGGCCTTTATTCACGTACTTGAACATGGTAAGGGAATTGGAAAAGCTATTGCTAAAGATGTTTTTGATGCTTTGATAAAATTAGGTCATGGAGATATGTTTAAAGGTTTATTCTCACCTGACCAAGATATAAGAAATCCATATGAGTCAAATAAAGTTAAAAATATACAATTAGGTTTATTTGATGATTTTATTGAGTTAGGTTCAGTTTCTAAATTTAAAGACTGTGGTTTTGAAGAGGCATTTTTAGGGAATCCTATTTTAAAGCATCCAAAGCTCTCGGTTGATGGAGCTAAATATATTTATGACTTTTATCTTTTATTAAAACATTTAAGAAGAAGTAGAAATCCTGAAACTTTAGTAAGCAATATATCTTCATCTATGATGTACTCAAAAATCAAAGAGATATTAGCAACTAAAAGAGCCACACAAAAAGATGGAACAGTAAATGTAGTGCAAAAAACCAAAGGTTTAGCAAAAATAAACAGAAAAATCATGCTTCTAAAAAATCTATCTAGAAATTTCAATGATTTATCAAAATTTGTAAACTCAATGATTCTAGGTGGAAGTGAAATGAGTGAGGGAGATGGGGTAAATCTTTTATCTGTTCATGCTTCAAAAGGTTTAGAGTTTAAAGAAGTTTATGTAATTGACCTGATGGATGGAAGATTTCCAAATAGAAAGTTGATGAGTAAGGGCGGAAGTATAGAAGAAGAGCGAAGACTTTTTTATGTTGCAGTTACAAGAGCTAAGGATGTACTTTATTTATCCTTTGCAAAATATGACAAAATAAAAAAACTAACTTTTGTGGCTAGTTTGTTTTTAAAGGAAGCAGGCTTAGTAAAAGGTGATGAGGATGAAAAAATAGCAGGAGACCCTCAAATATAATATAAGGATTATTTAGCTATAATCGCGTATATTTTAAAGAAAACATAACATTATAAATAGGAAGTTTTATGAGTAACAAATACGAACCATCAAAAGTTGAAGATAACTATTATAAGATTTGTGAAGATAGAGGTTACTTCGAAATCGATGGAAACAAAGATATACAAGAAGAGGGTAAAAACTTTTCAATTATGATGCCACCACCAAATGTAACAGGTTCACTACATATTGGTCATGCACTTACATTTACACTACAAGATATTATTACTAGATATAAAAGAATGGACGGGTTTAAAACTTTATGGCAACCTGGAACAGACCATGCTGGTATTGCTACTCAAAATGTTGTTGAAAAACAACTTTTAGCTGAAGGTACTACAAAAGAAGAACTTGGAAGAGAAAAGTTCTTAGAGAGAGCTTGGCTTCAAAAAGAAACTTCTGGTGGAAATATTGTTCATCAGATGAGAAAACTTGGAGTTACTCCTGCTTGGAAAAGAGAGAGATTTACAATGGATGAGGGTCTTAAAGAGGCTGTTAAAGATGCATTTGTATCTCTTTATAATGATGGACATATCACTCAAAATAACTACATGGTAAACTGGTGTACGCACGATGGTGCATTATCTGATATTGAAGTTGAACATGAAGAAGTAAATGGTAAGTTCTACCATATGATTTATAAGTTTGCTGATGGTAGTGGTGAACTTCAAGTAGCAACAACTAGACCTGAAACATACTTTGGGGATACAGCTATCATGGTTCACCCTGATGATGAAAGATATACAGACATTATTGGAAAAGAAGTAGTTCTACCTTTAACTGATAGAAAAATCAAAGTTATTACAGACTCTCATGTTGATATGGAGTTTGGAACAGGTGTTGTAAAAGTAACTCCAGCTCATGATCAAAATGACTACGAAGTGGGGAAAAGACATAACTTAGAATTTATCAAGTGTTTTGATGAAGCTGGTATTTTAAATGACTACTGTGGAGAGTTCCAAGGTTTAGAGAGACTTGAAGCAAGACCAGTTATTGTAAAAGCTTTAGAAAATGCAGGATATATTGTAAAAATAGAAGATCATAAACATCAAGTAGGTCACTGCTATAGATGTAAAAATATTGTTGAGCCGTTTATTTCTCAACAATGGTTTTTAAGTGAAAAAGTTGCAAAGTCTTCAATTGAGAAAACAAAAGCACATAACAACTTCCACCCTCAACACTGGATTAATTCTTATACTGCATGGATGGATGAGTTAAGACCTTGGTGTATTTCAAGACAATTATGGTGGGGACATAGAATTCCTGTATTTACTTGTAACTCATGTAACCATCAATGGGCTGACACAGCAGATGAACCAGAAGCTTGTCCTAAGTGTGGTGAAAAACACTATACTCAAGATCCTGATGTATTAGATACTTGGTTCTCTTCTGCACTTTGGGCTATGTCACCTCTTGGTTGGGGAAATAATGGGAAATTACCAGAGTTATATGATTTAGAGCAAGATATGAAAGACTTCTATCCAAACTCTTTACTTATTACAGGTTTTGATATTATGTTCTTCTGGGTTGCTAGAATGATGATGATGGGTGATCACTTCCAAGGAGAGCTACCATTTAAAGATATTTATATGCATGCACTTGTAAGAGATGAGCATGGAGCTAAAATGTCTAAATCAAAAGGAAATGTAATTGATCCTCTTGATATGGTTGAAGAACATTCAGCTGATATTATTAGATTTACATTAGCATACTTAGCAATTCAAGGAAGAGATATTAAGCTTGGAGCTAAAAACTTAGAGCAGTTTAGAAACTTTACAAATAAACTTTATAATGCAGCTAATTTCTTAACATTAAATGTTGATACATTTGCTGATTTAAAAGATATTGAGATTAAAACTGCACTTGGTAAATATATGCAATCAAGACTTTCTCATGCTGTTGAAGATGTAAGAGAGGCATTAGAAGCATTTAAATTTAATGAAGCAGCTTCAATTCTATATAAATTTGTATGGACTGAGTTCTGTGATTGGGGTATTGAATACTCTAAGGCTTCAAAAGAATCAATTTCTGAACTAGGAGCTATTTTCAAAGAGACTTTAAAATTAGTTTCTCCATTTATGCCATTTATTTCAGATTACTTATATCACAAATTATCAGGAACTTCATTAGAAGATGGAGCAGAATCTTTAATGGTTACTTCATTCCCTAAAGAGATTACACAAGATAAAGAAACAGAAGATATGTTTGCAATCATTGAAGAGGCTATTACAGCATTAAGAAGAGCAAAAGTAGTTATTGATATGGGTAACTCAAAAATTGCAAAAGCTTATATTAAATTAGATAAGCAAATAGACGCTGCTTTAGCAAAACCATTTATTGAAAAACTAGCAAAAGTTGAAGATATTGAGTTTGTAGATGCAAAAGTTGAAAACTCTATCACAGATGTATCTGATAATTTAGAGGTATATTTACCCACAAGTGAAATTGATATGAGTCCAATTATTGATAAATTAACTAAGCAAAAAGAGAAAACTCAAAAAGAATTTGATAAACTAAACGGAATGTTATCAAATGAAAGATTTGTTGCAAATGCTCCTGAAGCAGTTGTTGCAGAGAATAAAAAAGCATTAGAAGATGCAAAAACAAAACTAGAAAAAATTGAAAATGAATTAAAAGCTATTTCTTAATAGCTTTTAATAAAAAAGGCTTGAAAATGAGATTTAAAACAGGTATAAAAGTTTGTCTATTAACACTATTTATTTTTCTTTTTCAAGGCTGTTCTATAAATCAGTCTAGCCTTTCTAGTGCAGTTCAAACTAACTCAGCTTCATTAGTTGCAAGTTATAGAAACGAGATTTTAAAAGATTTAAAAGAGTATAAGAAAAAACTTGATTTACGAAATCCTTATGATTTCAATGAAAAACTTTCAAAGAGTATTTACTCTCAAATAGCTTCAAAACAAGACTATATAAATATCATTCAAGATGGATATAAATTAGAAACGGCAAATGAGTATTTATATTATGCTTTTACTCAAAATGATATAGAAAATAGAAATGATTTTTTAATTATTGGTATGTACAAGCTAATCTATAAAGCCTTTGGATTAGAAAATAAACATCAATTTATAGCAAGTCAATACAATAAAAAGTATATGCAAGAGCTTTACACTTATTTACAAGTAATAAGATGGAAAATAAGAGAAAATAAAGACTTCAAGGGACAATATCTTTTTAATACATGGCAAAATAACTGGCAATTAGAACTTATGAAAAAAAATGATAGTGACTTAAATACTATTAAAAATCTTGAATATATAAAGAATAAAAAAGAATCAATTTATAGTCATTCAAATTTTTCTTTTGAAACTTTAATGGAAAGAATACTTTTAAATGTAAAATATTCATTAAGACAAGTTGATGTTGAACCATATGAATTAAGTATATCAGCTATTAGAAGTTTTGCATTTATAATATAAACTTATAAAAATAGAAGTTCATTTATTATAAAATATAATAACTCCATATTATAGAAGTAATAAAATGAACTACAAAAAAGATACCTACCGCTTTATATCCATATTTACGAGCTTTTTGATTATTGCTGTATTTTTAGCAAGTTTATATATAGTAAAAAAAGAAAAAACTCTAACAACTGAAATCTATGATTCCTTAGTTGAAGATATCAAAAAAAGTACCCAAACTTTAATAGATAATAAAAAAAATGCTAACATGGCTATATCGATTCCTTTAGTTCGTGATGCTAGTATAATAAACGCAATTAAAACAAATAATTTTGATTCTTTAGATTTAGAAACCTTATCTTTACAATTAAGAGAAAACACAAACTATAAAAATTTGTGGATGCATATTTTTGATAAGAACGGAGAGTCTTTATATCGATCATGGCTTAAAAATCAGAAAGAATTTCCTCAAAGTTCTAAAAAAATAAATTCAAGTAATAAAGAAATAAAGAAATTTATAGAAGTATATGAATTTGGATTAGGTTTTAAAGCAATTGTACCTATAAAAGAAAATGGTGAAAATATTGCTTATTTAGAATCTATTACCAAGTTTAATTCCATTTCAAAAAGTATAAAATCCCATGGATTTGAAGCTATTGTAGTAGCTAATAAAAAATACAAGAATAAGATAAAGTATCCTTTTTCAAAAAAGTTTGTAGGTTCTTATTATGTTGCAAACTTAGATGCTTCTGCAAAGATATTAGATGATTTAAGTGAAAAAAAAATTGACAAGCTACTACAAATTGGAAATCACTCAATTTATAATGAATATTTATTTACAAAAGTAAAGGTTGAAAATGATTTAGCTTATATTTTACTTTTTAAAAAGCTTGATACTATTGATACAAAAACTATTAGTGATTTTAAAACTCAAGCTTTTATGTTGATACTTTTTTTAGTAGTGGTTCTTATTTTTATAATTGTTGTATATTCTTATAGCAATTATATGAAAAACATGAATAAGCTAAATAAAAATTTAATAAGAAGTGTAAGAAAAATAAAATCACAAAAAAATAAAACTCAACTTCTTTTAGATTCTCAACTAAATATTATTGTTATAACTGATGGTGAAGAGATAATAAACTCAAATCAACAGTTGCTCAACTTTTTTCCTCAGTTTAAAACACTAAAAGAGTTCAAAAATGAATATACTTGTGTTTGTACTAGGTTTGTTCCTTTTGAGAATGATGAATCATATATCTTAGAAAAAGATTATGATGGATTAAATTGGGCAGAGTATATTTTGGCAAACCCCCAAGGTTCATTTAAGGCTGCTATGTATAATAGTGAAGATGAACTTAGACATTTTAAACTAAATGTTTCCCAAAACAATGTGGATAGTTTTATAATTGTAACATTAACTGATATTACACATGAAATCAATTTACAAGAAGAATCAAAACAAAAAGATAAGCTAATTTTTCAACAAAATAAAATGGCTTCAATCGCGCAAATGCTTCACAATATTGCACATCAATGGAGACAGCCTCTAAATGTTATTACTACATCAGCAAGTTCTCTTCAATTTTACAAACAAATGGGAAAACTAGAAGATAATGACTTAGATGAATCATGTAGTCTTATTGTAAGTAAGGCAAAGTTTTTATCAAATACAATTGAAAACTTTAGAAACTTTTTTGAAATTGATGAGTCTTTACAAAGAAAAAGTATAAGTGAAGT includes the following:
- a CDS encoding ATP-binding protein — encoded protein: MNYKKDTYRFISIFTSFLIIAVFLASLYIVKKEKTLTTEIYDSLVEDIKKSTQTLIDNKKNANMAISIPLVRDASIINAIKTNNFDSLDLETLSLQLRENTNYKNLWMHIFDKNGESLYRSWLKNQKEFPQSSKKINSSNKEIKKFIEVYEFGLGFKAIVPIKENGENIAYLESITKFNSISKSIKSHGFEAIVVANKKYKNKIKYPFSKKFVGSYYVANLDASAKILDDLSEKKIDKLLQIGNHSIYNEYLFTKVKVENDLAYILLFKKLDTIDTKTISDFKTQAFMLILFLVVVLIFIIVVYSYSNYMKNMNKLNKNLIRSVRKIKSQKNKTQLLLDSQLNIIVITDGEEIINSNQQLLNFFPQFKTLKEFKNEYTCVCTRFVPFENDESYILEKDYDGLNWAEYILANPQGSFKAAMYNSEDELRHFKLNVSQNNVDSFIIVTLTDITHEINLQEESKQKDKLIFQQNKMASIAQMLHNIAHQWRQPLNVITTSASSLQFYKQMGKLEDNDLDESCSLIVSKAKFLSNTIENFRNFFEIDESLQRKSISEVVFQTIEYIDSILLENKIILEFEVQNDLQINIYENEFKQALLKVLENSIDSLKKQTVEKRVIYISIKDKTLCIKDSGEGVDEEILEKIFEPYFTTKHKAQGVGLGLYMVQEILTKQMNFKISLKNCEFKYKEETLKGLEFSVDLKQDS
- a CDS encoding sulfite oxidase heme-binding subunit YedZ, whose protein sequence is MMKRLAIHITLFLPLIFLLVQLFIIEVNDPVKYIYTISGIVSTVILFFSITISLIKKRVNLLKYRRAIGLWGFFYALVHMINFVVFDAQFDIYFILEETFDKPFIYLGMIAFFILLFMAATSTRKLFRKYSKYHASVYLALLLITIHFVMAQKTIDIDMFCYIAVILVIGYYKLLQIIVKNSKVYTS
- a CDS encoding valine--tRNA ligase is translated as MSNKYEPSKVEDNYYKICEDRGYFEIDGNKDIQEEGKNFSIMMPPPNVTGSLHIGHALTFTLQDIITRYKRMDGFKTLWQPGTDHAGIATQNVVEKQLLAEGTTKEELGREKFLERAWLQKETSGGNIVHQMRKLGVTPAWKRERFTMDEGLKEAVKDAFVSLYNDGHITQNNYMVNWCTHDGALSDIEVEHEEVNGKFYHMIYKFADGSGELQVATTRPETYFGDTAIMVHPDDERYTDIIGKEVVLPLTDRKIKVITDSHVDMEFGTGVVKVTPAHDQNDYEVGKRHNLEFIKCFDEAGILNDYCGEFQGLERLEARPVIVKALENAGYIVKIEDHKHQVGHCYRCKNIVEPFISQQWFLSEKVAKSSIEKTKAHNNFHPQHWINSYTAWMDELRPWCISRQLWWGHRIPVFTCNSCNHQWADTADEPEACPKCGEKHYTQDPDVLDTWFSSALWAMSPLGWGNNGKLPELYDLEQDMKDFYPNSLLITGFDIMFFWVARMMMMGDHFQGELPFKDIYMHALVRDEHGAKMSKSKGNVIDPLDMVEEHSADIIRFTLAYLAIQGRDIKLGAKNLEQFRNFTNKLYNAANFLTLNVDTFADLKDIEIKTALGKYMQSRLSHAVEDVREALEAFKFNEAASILYKFVWTEFCDWGIEYSKASKESISELGAIFKETLKLVSPFMPFISDYLYHKLSGTSLEDGAESLMVTSFPKEITQDKETEDMFAIIEEAITALRRAKVVIDMGNSKIAKAYIKLDKQIDAALAKPFIEKLAKVEDIEFVDAKVENSITDVSDNLEVYLPTSEIDMSPIIDKLTKQKEKTQKEFDKLNGMLSNERFVANAPEAVVAENKKALEDAKTKLEKIENELKAIS
- the msrP gene encoding protein-methionine-sulfoxide reductase catalytic subunit MsrP, producing the protein MKIIKKPSWQLNENEVTPKELFDKRRNFLKLGAASLVASGAILETLAKDNIPIKNLDFIKDKNLNNLKLNTYEQITTYNNFYEFTTSKTRVKDLARTFDTSNWTIDIDGLVEKEMTLDLDDLMKTMSLEERIYRFRCVEGWSMVVPWIGFTLKDLIKKVKPLSKAKYVRFETLLDEEQFPDQARGIFATIKYPYVEGLRMDEAMNDLTLMAVGLYGSKMPNQNGAPIRLIVPWKYGFKSIKSIVRISFVEEQPVNSWQEQNSREYGFYANVNPNVDHPRWSQKRERVLGKFFKQDTLMFNGYEKEVAHLYKGMDLRKFI
- a CDS encoding ATP-dependent helicase; translated protein: MPLSNLNEEQLEAATCNRGFNLIIASAGTGKTSTIVGRIANLINNGVQPKEILLLTFTNKAAAEMVQRVAKFFGKDVAKQIMAGTFHSVSYKLLKELNKNITLKQPNELKTLFKSLYEKRVFYEREEGINPYDGGYLYDMYSLYLNSNEGEGFGEWVKNKNPDHELYVMIYEDVVLEFNELKKKYGYANFDDLLTIMLETLEEEEFEFKEILVDEYQDTNPLQGRLLDGFRPKSLFCVGDYDQSIYAFNGSDIGIISTFSSRYKDAKVYTLRKNYRSSKPILDLATKVIEHNERIYEKNLEVMRTQTNHKPRLLAFNELFSQYHYISELISQSETPHNEIAIIFRNNSSADGIEANLREFSIPAKRKGGMSFFDSVEIKFILDMLVMQLSHNDMMAFIHVLEHGKGIGKAIAKDVFDALIKLGHGDMFKGLFSPDQDIRNPYESNKVKNIQLGLFDDFIELGSVSKFKDCGFEEAFLGNPILKHPKLSVDGAKYIYDFYLLLKHLRRSRNPETLVSNISSSMMYSKIKEILATKRATQKDGTVNVVQKTKGLAKINRKIMLLKNLSRNFNDLSKFVNSMILGGSEMSEGDGVNLLSVHASKGLEFKEVYVIDLMDGRFPNRKLMSKGGSIEEERRLFYVAVTRAKDVLYLSFAKYDKIKKLTFVASLFLKEAGLVKGDEDEKIAGDPQI